GCCGTACGCCGTTCGAGCCGCCGTTCGTCCTCGGCCACGAATGTGTCGCCGAAGTCGTGCTGGTCGGCGACGGCGTGCGCGGCGTCGAGCCCGGTGCCCGCGTGGTCGTTCCCTTCCAGATCAGCTGCGGCGCCTGCGCCGCGTGCCGGGCGGGCCGGACCGGCAACTGCCTGAGCGTGCCCCTGATGTCGACCTATGGATTCGGGCTCGGTGAGCAGGGCACCCGGTGGGGTGGCTTCCTCGCGGATCTGATCCACGTTCCCTATGCCGACGCGATGCTCATCCCGGTCCCGGCGGGCCTGACCGCCACGGCCGCCGCCGGAGCCTCCGACAACCTCACCGACGGCTTCCGCGCCGTCGCGCCGCACCTCGCTCAGCGTCCCGCCGCACCCGTACTCGTGGTCGGTGGCGCCGGGTCCGGGTCGATCGGTCTCTACGCCGCGGCCCAAGCCGAGGCATTGGGCAGCGAACGGGTGCTCTACCTCGACACCGATCCGGCCCGCCGGGCCGTGGCCGAGAGCTACGGCGTCGAAACCCTCGACCACATCCC
This DNA window, taken from Nocardia sp. BMG111209, encodes the following:
- a CDS encoding zinc-binding dehydrogenase, producing MRALTFAGRGRLEWRDVADPVVTGSGEAVVRPLAVATCDLDIEIIRGRTPFEPPFVLGHECVAEVVLVGDGVRGVEPGARVVVPFQISCGACAACRAGRTGNCLSVPLMSTYGFGLGEQGTRWGGFLADLIHVPYADAMLIPVPAGLTATAAAGASDNLTDGFRAVAPHLAQRPAAPVLVVGGAGSGSIGLYAAAQAEALGSERVLYLDTDPARRAVAESYGVETLDHIPDRLDARFPITVDASGDIRGLSLALASLDRDGVCTSTAIYFDPAAQPRLPLLTLYTMNSTFITGRIHARRDAPALLDLLASGRFDPTPVTTRVVPFADATDALTAHDYTKLVFTP